TTTAGCAGACATGGGATCATGAAGTCAGATGCATTGGGATGATAAATAGCATATTCATGGAGCAGTGTGATAATGCGGGCATTTCATGAACAGCACTGGGGTGCGTTAGCGTCAGTGTACAGCTACTAACCGGAACACGATCCGAGATGAGGTTGAACGACTCGGCCGATGACCAAAatactgtacggagtacctaGGGCCCTCCATCCAGCAGGCACAAGTAAAAATAAACGAATGCAACAGCAACACAACAGCACAACACATCAACTTAACCGCCGCCAAGGTGTGATAGCACCAGGATACATTATTTCCACCGCCAAGAGACTGGGATGACAAGGATAAACTACGCCCAGGTAAGGACTGGCGGTATTAGCGACCTACGCTCCGTCTGCGAGGATCAGAAACGGTGCCTCTTTGGAATCCGCGCGGATCCAATGACATCCAAGAGTTAGAAATAACGCGCGACGTGGTGCATAGACTAGCGATAGCAGGACTCCAACGAAGCAGGGAACGTTGTATGTGCGTACCACCCATGTAGGACGGAATGGAATGCCACTATTTTTGTACGGAGGACGGCCGTCACACCAATGGACTATCGCCTGGGCTCCGAATTGGCGAGCGGAGAAAATCAAAATAGGGAATAGGAAGGCGACCAAGTTCACCGAAATTATCCCATCGCATCGTCGGTTTCCGAGGTCCGGGCGTATGTACTTGTGCTCTGTATTCTGAATGCTGTCGTGGATAGAGAATCGAGAATCCCTTCATAACAGCGAAACTGCATCAGCCTCAGATTGCACATCATGATTCCATTCTGTTCCAGAAAGAGTATATCTATGTACTCTGTAAAGCGCAAGGCAGGCTGTTTCACACGGCTCCGTATTGCCACACGGGACTCGCAACAATGGTGATACCGGCACTTGCCAAGACCCTCGGAGCGAAGCAATCAATGCGAAAAGCCTGCGGACGATCTGTCGCAAGGTCCCTTTAGCCTACCAGCATTAGCCCAGTTAGTCCGTGGTATCCCCGGGCCAAAAGGCGTGGCTCTAATTACCAAGCAATCACGGCCTCGACCCGATGCCGAGTGTCTATTTTAGCAGGCTTATTCAATCAGAATCGCCAAGCCCAGTTCCACCGGGCATCATCACATCTCACCATTTTGACTCTCCGGATTGACCATCTGAGTAAAGTAGCATTTCGATGCGACGAAGGACAAGAACGTGGGAGCCGGGTTTGTGCTCAATGGACAAATCGCACTTCGATATCTGGCAAGAGATTGTCCCGTATTGATAATGCATTGTGCCTGGCTCGTTTGCTACCCTCCTCCATCCTGGTCTGGTCCTGCCATGCAAACAAATTAGAGCCCTGCCCACTTAACTGACCAGTAGTTAGTTTAGGTCCGGTTTGATCCaaccaagaaaaaaaaagatgatCGCATTGTCTCCACCTGGACCGGTGGTGACTACTCGGACTATGCCAGCGTAAAATGGGGTGTTCGTTCAGTGAAAACAATGTTCGCTTTCTAGGCCCTTCTGCTCGAATAATCAATGCAATCAAACAAGCTCGGCCGACTGTTCTTTCTCGATAATCCGTATTGCATGGTCCCGTAATGCATTCCACATGGTTGGTCAATTGGCCCGGTCTGGTTTGTTTCCTGTGCCTGGTCTTTGCTTTTTGTTtttcctccctctctccaCGGCATGGCTGCATATAATATTCTCCTCTCCCCCTGGTCGATCGACCTGTATAAATCGTCCGCGGTATCCCACTTCTTCGCGTAGAAGAATccaggaaaggaaagaggatCTCTTGGCTCTTTTGGGAAGAAGTATAAATACTtcgttctttcttttgtttctctTTTCCACTATTCCACAGCTCGACACATAGTTAAAGGACACTCGACGAAATGCGCGCCCTTAGTCTCGCCGTCGTTAACGGCGCTATTGGCCTCGCCAATGCTGCCTGTCCTTACATGACCGGCGAGCTCAACGCCCGCGATACCTCCAGCAACGATGCCGCCGCTGCCACCGAGGAGTTCTTGTCGCAGTACTACCTCAACGACAACAACACCTATATGACGACTGATGTCGGCGGACCCATCGAAGACCAGAACAGTCTGAGTGTTGGCGAGCGCGGTCCGACGCTGCTGGAGGACTTTATCTTCCGTCAGAAGATCCAGCGGTTTGATCATGAGCGGGTGAGTCCATGCCACTTTCCATCAAAATGTGTCCAGGTTTTAACAAGAGTAGGTCCCTGAACGTGCTGTCCATGCTCGTGGTGCCGGTGCCCATGGTACCTTCACCTCGTACGCCAACTGGGGCAACATCACCGCCGCCTCGTTCCTGGGCGCCGAGGGCAAGCAAACCCCTATGTTCGTGCGTTTCTCGACTGTCGCTGGTAGCCGGGGTAGTGCAGATCTTGCCCGTGATGTCCACGGTTTCGCGACTCGTTTCTACACCGACGAGGGCAACTTCGGTGCGTCCCTCTTCCATCCCCTTCTATATCAATGCTGACCCTCCACGCACATAGACCTGGTTGGAAACAACATCcccgtcttcttcatccaagACGCCATCCTCTTCCCCGACCTGATCCACGCCGTCAAGCCCCGCGGTGACAACGAAATCCCCCAAGCCGCCACCGCCCACGACTCTGCCTGGGACTTCTTCTCGCAGCAGCCCAGCGCCCTGCATACACTCTTCTGGGCCATGGCCGGCCACGGTATCCCCCGTTCTTTCCGCCACGTCGACGGCTTCGGTGTGCACACCTTCCGTCTCGTCACTGACGACGGCGACACCAAGCTTGTCAAGTTCCACTGGAAGTCACTGCAGGGTCGCGCCAGTATGGTCTGGGAAGAGGCGCAGCAGGTCTCGGGCAAGAACCCGGACTTTATTCGCCAGGATCTGTTTGAGTCGATCGAGAACGGTTACTATCCTGAGTGGGAGCTGGGTGCGCAGatcatggatgaggatgatcaGTTGCGGTTTGGCTTTGATCTGTTGGATCCTACCAAGATCGTTCCTGAGGAGCTCGTTCCCGTCACGCCTCTGGGTAAGATGCAGCTCAACCGCAACCCGCGCAACTACTTTGCCGAGACCGAGCAGGCCATGGTAAGTCCTCCTTGCCCTCACTACAATCGAAATGCAGTACTGATATAAGCCCAGTTTCAACCCGGCCACATCGTCCGCGGCATCGACTTCACCGACGACCCCCTCCTCCAAGGCCGCCTCTTTTCCTACCTCGACACCCAACTCAACCGTCACGGCGGCCCGAACTTCGAACAACTCCCCATCAACCAGCCCCGCGTCCCCttccacaacaacaaccgcgACGGTGCAGCCCAGATGTTCATCCCCCTAAACCGCGATGCCTACACGCCCGGCCCCCACACCACCAACCAAGGCGCCCCCAAACAAGCCAACCAAACCGTCGGCAAGGGCTTCTTCACAGCGCCCAACCGCAAACCCGGCGGCACCCTCCAGCGCACCGTCTCCTCGACCTTCAGCGACAACTGGTCGCAGCCGCGCCTCTTCTACAACTCACTCGATCCCGTCGAGCAGCAATTCATCGTCGACGCGATGCGCTTCGAGAACTCGAATGTCAAGTCCGAGGTCGTCCGCAACAACGTCATCATCCAGCTGAACCGTGTCTCCAACGACCTTGCCCGCCGCGTCGCCCGTGCCATCGGCATCGAAGAACCCTCTCCGGACCCTACCTTCTACCACAACAACAAGACGACCAACGTGGGTACCTTCGGCGGTAAGCTGCAGAAGCTCGAGGGTTTGAAGGTCGGCTACCTCGCGTCCGTGGACAATAAGGACTCTCTTACCGAAGCTGCCACGCTCAGCAAGAGTCTTTCCAAGAACGGTGTTgaagtcgtcgtcgtcgccgaGCGGTTGACCGACGGCGTCGACCAGACGTACTCCGGCTCCGACGCTATCCAGTTCGATGCGGTGGTTGTTGCCAACGGCGCGGAGAGTCTGTTCAGCTTCTCTAGTTTGACTGGCGGTGGTGCGAAGAACGCGACTGCTGGTGCTGCGAGCACGCTCTTCCCTGCTGGTCGGCCATTGGAGATTCTGATTGATGGGTTCCGGTTCGGTAAGCCTGTTGCTGCGCTTGGTAGTGCTGTTACTGCGCTGCGGGGCGCTGCTATTTCTCCGAGCAGGGAGGGTGTGTATGTGGCCAAGTCTGCTGGTGACATTGTCGATGAGATCAAGGAGGGTCTCCGCACCTTCAAATTCCTTGACAGATTTGCTGTTGACAACTAAGCTGTCCCAGCCATGGTTCACCCTTTTCAGGTGGAAAGATGATTGCAGGATGCCCTGCTTAATATCAGTCAATGACTTTCTGTTCGCTTCGGTTGTTGATATTGTACTGTACTATTTGCATCATGATAAGAATGGCCTGTATATGTATTCATTGAATGAGAACTATTCAAATCCAGTGATTTTATCAAGGCCAAGAGGAACAGGGCAGTTATAAACCAACGCTTTCGTATTCGTATACTAGACCCAAACAGGCTAGTCCATATATATACATGAAAGAATACACGAGTGTCACAGTGATAATACTATTCTACCCCATAAAAATAATCAACCCCGGCCGACCTGCCTCCGACGCCCCGCAAAACCCCCGCTTGAcaaagcagcagcatccCTCATGCTGATTTTCCTCTTGCTTTTCCCGTCGGAAGGCACGGAA
This region of Aspergillus chevalieri M1 DNA, chromosome 4, nearly complete sequence genomic DNA includes:
- the cat1 gene encoding catalase catB (COG:P;~EggNog:ENOG410PM93;~InterPro:IPR018028,IPR029062,IPR020835,IPR011614, IPR024708,IPR002226,IPR043156,IPR041399,IPR024712, IPR037060,IPR010582;~PFAM:PF18011,PF00199,PF06628;~SECRETED:SignalP(1-18);~go_function: GO:0004096 - catalase activity [Evidence IEA];~go_function: GO:0020037 - heme binding [Evidence IEA];~go_process: GO:0006979 - response to oxidative stress [Evidence IEA];~go_process: GO:0055114 - oxidation-reduction process [Evidence IEA]) encodes the protein MRALSLAVVNGAIGLANAACPYMTGELNARDTSSNDAAAATEEFLSQYYLNDNNTYMTTDVGGPIEDQNSLSVGERGPTLLEDFIFRQKIQRFDHERVPERAVHARGAGAHGTFTSYANWGNITAASFLGAEGKQTPMFVRFSTVAGSRGSADLARDVHGFATRFYTDEGNFDLVGNNIPVFFIQDAILFPDLIHAVKPRGDNEIPQAATAHDSAWDFFSQQPSALHTLFWAMAGHGIPRSFRHVDGFGVHTFRLVTDDGDTKLVKFHWKSLQGRASMVWEEAQQVSGKNPDFIRQDLFESIENGYYPEWELGAQIMDEDDQLRFGFDLLDPTKIVPEELVPVTPLGKMQLNRNPRNYFAETEQAMFQPGHIVRGIDFTDDPLLQGRLFSYLDTQLNRHGGPNFEQLPINQPRVPFHNNNRDGAAQMFIPLNRDAYTPGPHTTNQGAPKQANQTVGKGFFTAPNRKPGGTLQRTVSSTFSDNWSQPRLFYNSLDPVEQQFIVDAMRFENSNVKSEVVRNNVIIQLNRVSNDLARRVARAIGIEEPSPDPTFYHNNKTTNVGTFGGKLQKLEGLKVGYLASVDNKDSLTEAATLSKSLSKNGVEVVVVAERLTDGVDQTYSGSDAIQFDAVVVANGAESLFSFSSLTGGGAKNATAGAASTLFPAGRPLEILIDGFRFGKPVAALGSAVTALRGAAISPSREGVYVAKSAGDIVDEIKEGLRTFKFLDRFAVDN